A window from Setaria italica strain Yugu1 chromosome VIII, Setaria_italica_v2.0, whole genome shotgun sequence encodes these proteins:
- the LOC101784827 gene encoding wall-associated receptor kinase 2, translated as MMRLASVAVQVLWFLLTPSVAFSYLIPVPPLVAAASGSNIAPPPPEVAAPRPGCPSMCGNVSIPYPFGIGDECAWGSDFAITCNHSFNPPRLYTSNYTDDLLPFEVISISLEAGEMRVFSPVSYICYNSSSTIASNGIISWELSFATFLISPTRNVFTGIGCDTWAYLNGREDFSFFTGCITTCKSLHAAAQDDEECTGLGCCQSFIPTNLSRIDIVWGNQESYRNIAWEYSPCNYAFIGEKGWYHFSRSDLIRDANKTFAERVGNRTIPLVLDWSIRDGVSCQAPPKDAGASATSTAPACISRNSFCVNATQGPGYLCNCSKGYMGNPYVTDGCININECSSTTNGPCGMYSTCEDTDGDYNCKCNFNRKGDGKSENGCYQYVFPPYAIAAAAITLVVIIACLSIILLMRRKQKKLFNKNGGDILKDVGIKIFTKGEVKTITKSYRNRIGGGYFGDVYEGTIIDDPGQALQVAVKCTVAKKVARLRQKSLRREAPQHEQEKLWKEGFVREISFQFKVEHPNMVRLIGCCLETDVPILVFEFVGKGSLHEVLHNGANKLTLSLPKRLDIAIGSAKALSHMHSHKHVHGDVKSANILLDDDLNPKVSDFGSSKLLSVKNYAMDVAADGNYVDPVYHTTGHFTVKSDVYSFGVVLLELITRKKPRYGSGDANILTIDFKKSIKNHSNAREMYDAEVLSDDNAQSHRYMECLDMVGALAVRCLISEDADERPTMAEVVDELNQVKSIACGIGAHALT; from the exons atgaTGCGCCTTGCATCCGTGGCAGTACAAGTGCTGTGGTTTCTCCTTACTCCTTCCGTAGCATTTTCCTATCTAATTCCAGTGCCGCCATTGGTGGCAGCAGCCTCCGGTTCCAACatagcgccaccaccaccggaggtaGCAGCTCCAAGGCCGGGCTGCCCTAGCATGTGCGGCAATGTAAGCATTCCCTACCCATTCGGCATCGGGGACGAATGTGCCTGGGGCTcggacttcgccatcacttgcAACCATAGCTTTAACCCTCCAAGACTATATACCTCTAACTACACAGACGACTTGTTGCCTTTCGAGGTCATCAGCATCTCGTTGGAGGCCGGCGAGATGCGTGTCTTCTCCCCCGTGTCCTACATCTGCTACAATTCATCCAGCACCATTGCGTCCAACGGAATCATCAGCTGGGAATTGAGCTTCGCCACATTTCTTATCTCGCCGACGCGCAACGTCTTTACAGGCATCGGCTGCGACACGTGGGCGTATCTAAACGGCAGAGAGGATTTCAGCTTCTTCACTGGCTGCATCACCACATGCAAAAGCTTGCATGCAGCGGCTCAAGACGACGAGGAGTGCACGGGACTTGGCTGCTGCCAGAGTTTCATCCCGACCAACCTCTCCAGGATAGACATCGTCTGGGGGAACCAGGAAAGCTATCGAAATATAGCGTGGGAATACAGCCCCTGCAACTACGCTTTCATCGGGGAGAAAGGCTG GTACCACTTCAGTCGGAGTGATCTCATACGTGATGCCAACAAGACCTTTGCTGAACGTGTTGGAAACAGAACCATCCCCTTGGTGCTTGATTGGTCCATCAGGGATGGCGTGTCTTGCCAGGCACCACCAAAGGATGCTGGGGCGTCGGCTACATCGACAGCTCCCGCTTGCATCAGTAGAAACAGCTTCTGTGTTAACGCCACACAGGGACCTGGGTACCTCTGCAACTGTTCCAAGGGCTACATGGGCAACCCCTACGTCACCGATGGCTGCATAA ATATCAACGAATGTAGCAGTACAACGAATGGTCCTTGTGGCATGTATAGCACATGCGAGGATACAGATGGTGATTATAATTGCAAATGCAACTTTAACCGGAAAGGAGATGGTAAAAGTGAAAATGGATGTTATCAGTATGTATTTCCACCATATGCTATTGCTGCCGCAG CAATAACTCTTGTCGTCATCATAGCATGTTTGTCAATTATTTTGCTTATGAGACGAAAGCAGAAGAAACTTTTCAACAAAAACGGTGGCGACATTCTAAAGGATGTGGGTATCAAAATCTTCACCAAAGGGGAGGTGAAGACTATCACAAAGAGCTACAGAAATCGCATTGGAGGAGGCTACTTTGGCGATGTCTATGAGGGGACCATCATCGACGATCCCGGACAAGCACTACAGGTCGCGGTTAAATGCACTGTGGCGAAAAAGGTGGCACGCCTTCGGCAGAAGTCGCTGCGACGTGAGGCGCCGCAGCACGAGCAGGAGAAGCTATGGAAGGAAGGGTTCGTGAGGGAGATCAGCTTCCAATTCAAGGTTGAGCACCCAAACATGGTCCGCCTCATCGGGTGTTGTCTCGAAACGGATGTCCCCATACTAGTCTTTGAGTTTGTCGGTAAAGGAAGCCTCCATGAAGTGCTTCATAATGGTGCCAACAAGCTCACTCTCTCTCTGCCAAAGCGGCTGGACATTGCCATTGGTTCAGCAAAAGCTCTCTCCCATATGCACTCGCATAAACACGTCCATGGCGACGTCAAGTCCGCCAACATCCTCCTTGACGACGACCTCAATCCCAAGGTATCTGACTTTGGGTCTTCCAAGCTCCTTTCGGTCAAGAATTATGCTATGGACGTAGCTGCAGATGGGAACTACGTAGATCCAGTGTACCACACCACGGGACATTTCACGGTGAAGAGTGATGTCTACAGCTTTGGTGTCGTGCTCCTTGAGCTCATCACGAGGAAGAAGCCTAGGTATGGCAGCGGCGATGCTAACATTCTGACCATAGACTTCAAGAAGTCCATCAAGAACCACAGCAATGCACGGGAGATGTATGACGCAGAGGTCTTATCCGATGACAATGCTCAATCTCATCGCTACATGGAGTGCCTGGACATGGTCGGTGCGCTCGCGGTCCGATGCCTGATCAGTGAAGACGCGGATGAGAGACCAACCATggcagaggtggtggatgagctTAATCAAGTAAAGTCGATAGCCTGCGGGATCGGAGCTCATGCTCTGACCTGA